In Musa acuminata AAA Group cultivar baxijiao chromosome BXJ2-10, Cavendish_Baxijiao_AAA, whole genome shotgun sequence, a genomic segment contains:
- the LOC135625982 gene encoding jacalin-related lectin 19-like — protein MGRMVKVGPWGGNGGNVWDMGQADHITKLRIYYGDNIVGLEITYILNGNSHTYKRGTTTGASKEIILEEDEYFTSISGYFHALSNYQRHAIVMLLTLDTNKGASISVGNKTGSSFALTLEEGSRILGFFGRAGTAIDAIGIHCSLPN, from the exons ATG GGGAGAATGGTGAAGGTGGGGCCATGGGGTGGCAACGGAGGGAATGTGTGGGATATGGGACAAGCCGACCACATTACCAAACTTCGAATCTATTACGGAGATAACATTGTGGGGTTGGAGATTACCTACATTCTTAACGGTAATTCCCACACCTACAAACGTGGAACCACCACCGGCGCTTCCAAGGAG ATCATCCTTGAGGAGGACGAGTACTTCACTTCTATCTCCGGATACTTTCATGCATTATCCAATTATCAGCGACATGCAATTGTGATGTTGCTTACTCTTGATACTAACAAGGGTGCATCCATAAGTGTCGGTAACAAGACTGGCTCTTCTTTCGCCCTTACTTTAGAGGAGGGGAGTAGGATTCTGGGCTTCTTTGGGCGAGCTGGTACAGCCATTGACGCTATTGGGATTCACTGCTCATTGCCTAACTAA
- the LOC135625699 gene encoding jacalin-related lectin 19-like, with translation MVKVGPWGGNGGNVWDMGQADHITKLRIYYGDNIVGLEITYILNGNSHTYKRGTTTGASKEIILEEDEYFTSISGYFHALSNYQRHAIVMLLTLDTNKGASISVGNKTGSSFALTLEEGSRILGFFGRAGTAIDAIGIHCSLPN, from the exons ATGGTGAAGGTGGGGCCATGGGGTGGCAACGGAGGGAATGTGTGGGATATGGGACAAGCCGACCACATTACCAAACTTCGAATCTATTACGGAGATAACATTGTGGGGTTGGAGATTACCTACATTCTTAACGGTAATTCCCACACCTACAAACGTGGAACCACCACCGGCGCTTCCAAGGAG ATCATCCTTGAGGAGGACGAGTACTTCACTTCTATCTCCGGATACTTTCATGCATTATCCAATTATCAGCGACATGCAATTGTGATGTTGCTTACTCTTGATACCAACAAGGGTGCATCCATAAGTGTTGGTAACAAGACTGGCTCTTCCTTCGCCCTTACTTTAGAGGAGGGGAGTAGGATTCTGGGCTTCTTTGGGCGAGCTGGTACAGCCATTGACGCTATTGGGATTCACTGCTCATTGCCTAACTAA